The following coding sequences are from one Nicotiana tabacum cultivar K326 chromosome 1, ASM71507v2, whole genome shotgun sequence window:
- the LOC107774633 gene encoding uncharacterized protein LOC107774633, which yields MVAERFYVEGEISLPEHFQQFYLLGCSECNHLVWRKIKREIQCINCRLPRMLIPRCRFEVEITDETGTITATMSEGLGERILSMTAEQIYDITGVKNELFPIAHINQLLTDKLFRVQLQRSSSRTPDKNAGSLVLLSYTEKPAMFLPEESTSVSGADKIMEEEPILMTDAKATKKRKREPSTLPNSHSRLSKQ from the exons ATGGTG GCGGAAAGATTTTACGTCGAAGGAGAAATTTCGCTACCTGAGCATTTCCAACAATTTTACCTGCTAGGTTGTTCTGAATGTAACCATCTTGTTTggagaaaaataaaaagggagattcAATGCATAAACTGCAGGCTGCCACGAATGTTAATTCCAAG GTGCCGCTTTGAGGTAGAAATTACAGACGAAACTGGCACAATAACAGCAACAATGTCTGAAGGCTTGGGCGAAAGAATATTATCAATGACAGCTGAACAGATATATGATATCACTGGTGTTAAG AATGAGTTATTCCCGATTGCCCATATCAATCAACTACTTACTGATAAACTATTCAGAGTTCAGTTACAAAGGTCATCATCTAGAACACCGGACAAAAATGCAGGTTCTCTGGTTCTTTTGTCATACACTGAAAAACCAGCCATGTTTCTACCAGAAGAGTCAACATCTGTGAGTGGTGCCGACAAAATTATGGAAGAAGAGCCAATACTTATGACTGATGCAAAAGCAACTAAGAAACGGAAAAGGGAACCAAGTACCCTACCAAATTCACATTCAAG ATTGTCGAAGCAGTGA